A region of Natribaculum luteum DNA encodes the following proteins:
- a CDS encoding DUF2797 domain-containing protein, translating into MQVVGYEPSGTGSSLLLSDGDEVRHRPLETGDELAYGLGTRRCAGVVDGERHRACDRRDAPYCDYHTRTWVCARCTGTCLKDEMDCYDEHVVYLAAFAPDTFKVGVTRSWRLETRLREQGADRGAHVHTVSNGRIARELEAEIARHLTDRVRTPTKIDSLAATVDDDAWDALTAEYDVTDRYAFEYGLDLETRPVHETIASGTVVGVKGRLLVLERGGTNYAVDMRDLVGYDLETDGAAPRVQSSLGSF; encoded by the coding sequence GTGCAGGTCGTCGGCTACGAACCGAGCGGAACCGGCTCGTCGCTACTGCTGAGCGACGGCGACGAGGTTCGCCACCGGCCGCTCGAGACCGGCGACGAACTCGCCTACGGGCTCGGAACCCGCCGCTGTGCCGGGGTGGTCGATGGAGAGAGACATCGTGCGTGTGATCGCCGCGACGCGCCCTACTGTGACTATCATACGCGCACGTGGGTCTGTGCGCGCTGTACGGGCACCTGCCTGAAAGACGAGATGGACTGTTACGACGAGCACGTCGTCTACCTCGCCGCCTTCGCCCCCGACACGTTCAAGGTGGGCGTCACCCGGAGCTGGCGGCTCGAGACCAGGCTCCGCGAACAGGGGGCCGACCGCGGCGCACACGTTCACACCGTCTCGAACGGGCGGATCGCCCGGGAACTCGAGGCCGAGATCGCCCGCCATCTCACCGACCGCGTTCGCACGCCGACGAAGATCGACTCGCTCGCGGCGACCGTCGACGACGACGCCTGGGACGCACTCACGGCGGAGTACGACGTGACCGACCGCTACGCCTTCGAGTACGGACTCGACCTCGAGACCAGGCCCGTCCACGAGACGATCGCCTCGGGAACGGTCGTCGGCGTGAAAGGGCGGCTCCTCGTCCTCGAGCGCGGCGGGACGAACTACGCGGTCGACATGCGCGATCTCGTGGGCTACGACCTCGAGACCGACGGCGCTGCCCCACGCGTACAGTCGTCGCTCGGGTCGTTCTGA
- a CDS encoding phosphatase PAP2 family protein, whose translation MLVRVLLQLIVVVAVMTAVSTAAVVGRDRLAKTRREYRDRLKSAAPITGILTISLLFNSVARQIVPDLSWMIGWEVTEVFYDIEGGFVLWVQSHATPVATTYFSFIYIYGYVFLLVFPVVAYFALSDTRPLRELLTAYTLNYTLGLLCYVLVIAYGPRNMIPELAEALLYETYPQYQHLTRQVNRNTNVFPSLHTSLSATIAMFAYRTRDVYPKWMPVAIFLAVSVAISTMYLAIHWTIDVLAGIVLAYVSITLSERFVDRWSASDLIEKWPLVKRFAER comes from the coding sequence ATGCTCGTACGCGTCCTCCTCCAGCTGATCGTCGTCGTCGCAGTCATGACCGCCGTGTCGACAGCGGCCGTGGTCGGTCGCGACCGACTCGCGAAAACGCGTCGAGAGTACCGTGACCGCCTAAAGTCGGCCGCACCGATCACTGGCATTCTCACGATCAGCCTGCTTTTCAACAGCGTCGCCCGCCAGATCGTCCCGGACCTCTCCTGGATGATCGGCTGGGAGGTGACGGAGGTGTTCTACGACATCGAGGGCGGGTTCGTCCTCTGGGTGCAGTCGCACGCGACGCCCGTGGCGACGACGTACTTCTCGTTCATCTACATCTACGGCTACGTGTTCTTGCTCGTCTTCCCGGTCGTCGCTTACTTCGCGCTGTCGGACACCAGGCCGCTGCGCGAACTGCTGACGGCGTACACGCTCAACTACACGCTGGGACTGCTCTGTTACGTCCTCGTCATCGCCTACGGGCCGCGGAACATGATTCCGGAGCTTGCCGAGGCGTTACTCTACGAAACGTATCCGCAGTACCAGCACCTCACCCGACAGGTCAACCGCAACACCAACGTTTTCCCGTCGTTGCACACGTCGCTTTCGGCGACGATCGCGATGTTCGCCTACCGGACCCGCGACGTCTACCCCAAGTGGATGCCCGTCGCCATCTTCCTCGCTGTCAGCGTCGCGATCTCGACGATGTACCTCGCGATCCACTGGACGATCGACGTCCTCGCCGGCATCGTCCTGGCGTACGTGAGCATCACGCTCTCGGAACGGTTCGTCGACCGATGGTCGGCGTCGGACCTGATCGAAAAGTGGCCGCTGGTGAAGCGGTTCGCAGAACGGTGA
- a CDS encoding ABC transporter substrate-binding protein produces the protein MDRESTLEKGGVSRRALLAGAATGLTVATSGCIRQVRSVVNRDTVNHLSVSIATVPADGDRESVQIANLLADNLEAVGIDATVNLLAEEEFLRTILVNHDFDLYVGRHPGGIDPDFLYETLHSVYADEPGWQNPFGFTSMTFDDLLERQRVLEGDRRREVIERIADSVAAEQPFVPVCAPDENRLVREDQFGDWDDHLATRLGYLGLEPIDGSEELHGIITDVRPTQNLNPLSVEYRNRGTIVNLVYDSLGTVDGDDVRPWLATSWEWNGSAATVTIRDDVEWHDGEALTAADVRFTYRLLEDTSLGNSDVPAPSPRYRGPASIVDPNSIEVHDERTLTIPMTGTQSVRERAFTVPILPKHVWTDRTDDANLPGLPVGRGTTTAVVAENVPPVGSGPFQFADRTDRESILLERFDEHFSRAADELPEATVETFRVAVHPGSPSAIEAIENGNADVTISTLEAYSVDEVTESESVRLLESSSQTFYHVGFNVRNAPFSNPYFRRVVARLLDKERIVEELFGGHASPVATPLAGEWVPDHLEWDGDDPSVPFFGADGQLDESAARTAFEEVGFRYDEDGKLLARN, from the coding sequence ATGGACCGGGAATCGACTCTCGAGAAGGGTGGTGTCAGCAGGCGAGCGCTCCTGGCAGGAGCGGCAACCGGACTGACAGTTGCGACGAGCGGTTGCATCCGCCAGGTTCGCAGCGTCGTCAACCGCGACACCGTCAACCACCTCTCCGTGTCGATCGCGACCGTCCCCGCAGACGGCGACAGAGAGTCGGTCCAGATCGCAAATCTGCTGGCAGATAACCTCGAGGCGGTCGGCATCGACGCCACCGTCAACCTGCTGGCAGAAGAGGAGTTTCTGCGGACGATTCTCGTCAACCACGACTTCGATCTCTACGTCGGGCGACACCCGGGCGGCATCGATCCGGATTTTCTCTACGAGACGCTCCACTCGGTGTACGCCGACGAACCGGGCTGGCAGAACCCCTTCGGATTTACGAGTATGACGTTCGACGACCTCCTCGAGCGCCAGCGCGTCCTGGAGGGTGATCGGCGTCGAGAGGTGATCGAGCGGATCGCCGACTCCGTGGCAGCCGAACAGCCGTTCGTCCCGGTCTGCGCGCCAGACGAGAACCGACTCGTCCGCGAGGACCAGTTCGGCGACTGGGACGACCACCTCGCGACTCGCCTGGGCTATCTCGGCCTCGAACCGATCGACGGGAGCGAGGAACTGCACGGCATCATCACCGACGTTCGCCCGACGCAGAATCTCAACCCGCTTTCGGTCGAGTACCGAAACCGGGGGACGATCGTCAACCTCGTCTACGACTCGCTTGGAACCGTCGACGGCGACGACGTTCGGCCGTGGCTCGCGACGTCCTGGGAGTGGAACGGGTCGGCAGCGACCGTCACGATCCGGGACGACGTCGAGTGGCACGACGGCGAGGCGCTGACGGCGGCCGACGTCCGGTTTACCTACCGGCTGCTCGAGGATACGTCGCTGGGAAACAGCGACGTTCCGGCGCCGTCGCCCCGGTATCGCGGCCCCGCGTCGATCGTCGACCCGAACTCGATCGAGGTACACGACGAGCGGACACTCACGATCCCGATGACAGGTACCCAGAGCGTACGCGAACGGGCGTTTACCGTCCCGATCCTCCCGAAACACGTCTGGACGGACAGGACCGACGACGCCAACCTCCCTGGTCTTCCCGTCGGCCGGGGCACGACTACCGCCGTCGTCGCGGAGAACGTCCCGCCGGTCGGGAGCGGTCCGTTCCAGTTTGCAGACCGAACCGATCGCGAGTCCATTCTGCTCGAGCGCTTCGACGAGCACTTCTCGCGGGCTGCCGACGAACTGCCGGAGGCGACCGTCGAGACGTTCCGAGTGGCCGTCCATCCCGGGAGCCCGTCCGCGATCGAAGCGATCGAGAACGGGAACGCCGACGTGACGATCTCGACGCTCGAGGCGTACTCGGTCGACGAGGTGACCGAGTCAGAGTCGGTTCGGCTGCTCGAGTCGTCCTCGCAGACGTTCTACCACGTCGGGTTCAACGTCCGGAACGCACCGTTTAGCAACCCGTACTTCCGTCGCGTCGTCGCGCGATTGCTCGACAAGGAGCGGATCGTCGAGGAACTGTTCGGCGGTCACGCAAGCCCCGTCGCGACGCCGCTCGCTGGCGAGTGGGTGCCCGACCACCTCGAGTGGGACGGCGACGATCCGTCGGTGCCGTTTTTCGGCGCGGACGGACAACTCGACGAGTCGGCGGCGCGAACCGCGTTCGAAGAGGTCGGGTTCAGATACGACGAAGACGGAAAACTCCTCGCAAGAAACTAA
- a CDS encoding phosphatase PAP2 family protein, translated as MLAQLLAQVAAVVGVLLAISIGVFVGQSRLSTTRAEWRSRVRDAAPIAVVLVLVLLFNRTARETLPSLSWSIGWNLTSTFYEIEGQTVLLFQEYATPELTAYFSYVYVYGYVFVLIFPVVAYFALSDTRPLRELLTAYTLNYTLGLLCYVLIIAYGPRNWIPDLVETTMLYNQYPQYQELTGEVNHNTNVFPSLHTSLSATVAMFAYRTRDAYPKWVPAATLLAASVAVSTMYLAIHWAIDVTAGLCLGAISVVLSRRLVGRWSLSEEFDDWWPSLRRE; from the coding sequence ATGCTCGCACAGCTTCTGGCGCAGGTGGCTGCCGTCGTTGGCGTCCTGCTGGCGATCTCGATCGGCGTGTTCGTCGGGCAATCTCGACTGTCCACGACGAGAGCCGAGTGGCGATCACGCGTTCGCGACGCCGCACCGATCGCCGTCGTCCTGGTCCTCGTCTTGCTGTTCAACCGGACCGCCCGGGAGACGCTGCCGTCGCTCTCCTGGTCGATCGGCTGGAACCTGACGTCGACGTTCTACGAGATCGAGGGCCAGACCGTCCTCCTGTTTCAGGAGTACGCGACGCCGGAGTTGACGGCGTACTTCTCGTACGTCTACGTCTACGGCTACGTCTTCGTGTTGATCTTCCCGGTCGTCGCCTACTTCGCGCTGTCGGACACCAGACCGCTCCGGGAGCTGCTGACGGCGTACACGCTCAACTACACGCTGGGACTGCTCTGTTACGTCCTCATCATCGCTTACGGACCGCGAAACTGGATTCCGGACCTCGTCGAGACGACGATGCTGTACAACCAGTACCCGCAGTATCAGGAACTCACCGGAGAGGTCAACCACAACACCAACGTCTTCCCGTCGTTGCACACGTCGCTTTCGGCCACGGTCGCGATGTTCGCCTACCGGACCCGCGACGCCTACCCGAAGTGGGTCCCCGCCGCCACCCTCCTCGCGGCCAGCGTCGCGGTCTCGACGATGTACCTCGCGATCCACTGGGCGATCGACGTCACGGCCGGTCTCTGTCTCGGCGCGATCAGCGTCGTTCTCTCGAGACGGCTCGTCGGGCGCTGGTCGCTCTCGGAGGAGTTCGACGACTGGTGGCCGTCACTACGTCGCGAGTGA